Genomic segment of Paracoccus jeotgali:
AATCTTCATCTCAGCCTGTCCCAAACCGACAGGCCCGTCACCCCGCGGCCAGATATCGAGATCCAGTTCGCTCGCCGCAATCAGTTGACGGGGCAGGACATCGCGTTGCTGCCAGGGGACGCGATTCCGGTCTGCTCGCCTGCGCTGCTTGGGGGACGTTGCCCGGACGAATTGCTGGCAAGCGGTCCGCTTCTGTTCGACGAAGATCTGAGGATGTGGTCGCAGTGGCACGAACTCACCGGGCACCCCGCCCGCTCGGCCAGCGGCTCGGGCTTGATGCTAGAGGGGTCGGTTCTGCTGCAAGGTGCCGCCATTGCGGGCCTCGGTATCGCACTCTGTCGGCGATGCTTCCTGGAGAGGGATCTCGCAGAAGGACGTCTTGTCGCGCTGTCCGACCAGGCGATCGACGACGACTGGTGCTATTTCCTGCGCTGCCAAGCCGACAAGCGTCATCTGCCGGAGATCGAGGTGGTTCTCACTGCGCTCGTCGATGCGTCAGCGGCCAGCCGACACGCACGCGCTGCACAGTTTACGGAATAGCTATCGCCGCTCATCGCAGAGGAAAACGGGGCTAGCGTTAAGGGCCTGAGCAATGCTCATGCCCGCCGGATGGTGTTCTCGCTAACGCGAAACAATCGCGACAATTCTGCGATCCCGCGGCCCTCGCTGTCGCGCAGGCGCCGAACCTCCTCTTTCTGCTCAGGCGAAAGGGCAGGGGGGCGTCCTCCGACCCGGCCGCGCCTGCGAGCGGCTGCCAGCCCTTCGCGGGTGCGCTCTGCAATCCGTTCACGCTCGAACTGGGCGATCGAAGCGAAGACGTGAAACACCAGCCGGCCTGCGGGCGTGGTGGTGTCGATGTCCTCTGCCAACGAACGAAACCCCGCGCCACGGCCCCGAACTTGCTCAACAAGCGTGAGAAGGTCCTGAAGAGACCGACTCAGCCGGTCATACTTCGTCACAACGACCACATCGCCCGGCCGCAGTTGATCGAGCATCCGTTCCAGTTCCGGCCGGGCTCGCTTCGAGCCGGAAATCTTCTCGGCCCAGATGCGCTCGGCACCGGCCGCCGTGAGCGCACTTATCTGAGCATCGAGATATTGATCTTCCGTTGAGACACGCGCATAGCCCAAGATCATCCCAAAAACCTTCAGTAACTATTATGGTTCTGGCAGGGGGTTGTGGCGGGGTCAATGATAGGTATAGCGGCGCACGCCAAAAACGAGCATTTTTGGTAGAGATCTATTCTCCTCGGATTATTCTAGCCAAAGCTCGAAGGGGAGCCGTGATCTTCATCGAGTTTGATGACATAACTCTTTCAATCTCCGTCTCAATCTCAGCGCAGCGTGCCGAAACTTCTGCGATAGTAGAAACCTTCTGTGTAAGAAGGCTTTGCGCCTCCTCAGCGGCTTTTGCGGTAGCTTTAGAATCGTTTCTGGCGATCAACAGGCGAACTGCATCGAGATGCCTCGTGATCTCTATCGCAGCCTCGTCGGCCCAAGGCAGCTCTTTGTCCGCCATCGCCTCCATAAGAGAGACAGCATAATCGTTTACCTGCCAGAACGCCTGCCCGCTCCGGATCGGGGTCCAACCAGTCAGCATTTCAATTTCGAGTGTGACTTTCGGTTCTGTCCCTAGGATAGAAGCATGACATTCTGCAATGTTTTGCAGAGCCACCGCCCGCTGCGTCTCACGGCTTGTTGTGGTAATCTGACCGTTGTGAGTTCGGTAAAATGCCGCGAGGAGAGGCAAAATATATCCTTGGCATCCACCACGGTTCAGCGACCGAAACAGCCAGTCGCAGTCGATACCGGCCGTCATACCCACGTCGAACTGCTCAGTGATGGATGCTCGTTTGAACGAGAAAGCAGGAAAGGGGGCCGGCATTCCGAGTAGCTTACGCACTTGCAGGTTTGTTCTTCGCACTGGGAGCGGTCGACTCGCTCGGCTATGCAAATTGTAGTCACAGATCATAAAGCCAATCATGTCTGCATCGGGGAAGGCTTCGTAGGCCTTCCGCGTCCAAGCGGTCCTATAGGGGAACATGATGTCGTCGACATCAGCAATCATGCATAGCTCTGTCGTTGCAGCGTCTAATATAAGATTGAGCGCGCCAGAACGGCCCAAACGACCGCCTTCGATCACGCGTCGGGATATGGATGGCGGGAGGTAACGGTCGAGCATCTCGACGCTTCCATCATCAGACCCGTCATCAACGAAGATCAGCTCAATCGCGTCGTCGGTCTGAGCGGCAAGCGCCGCAGCAAAATCCGGGATGAACGCGCCGCCGTTATAGCAGGTTGTAAGGATACCTACGGGCGCCTTCGCCTTACCGACTTGAGTTGGGCCATCTGCGACAAACCACTTCCGCTGAAATAAAGTCGCCCTAGCAACCGGGTTGCGATGTATCTGGCTCTCGAAAAGCCGCAAAACGTCATCAAAATGCTCTGCTTTGAAGCCGCAGTATTTCCTTAATCTCCGGTGACGCTCATGTTTCATTTCCGCACCAGCGGTGTCACGCGAAAAATCATGCTCAAGAACAGCGCTAGGCTCATAGAGGAAGGCATCAGGGCCCTCGAACGGAAACATTCGCGCCGTAAGATCGACGCCTTCGTGACCGTAGAGAATAGGATCGAAGCCGCCAACGCGCCGCGCCGACGCAGTTCGCCATACAGCAAAGCCTTCGATATCACAGTAGTGCTGCCGTAGATCAGTTCCGGGTGCATAATGTGCCGGTGGCTCAAGCCCGGATGTTTTCAACACGACGCGTCCCCGAACGGCGGCTGCCTTATACACCTCGAACGTCGAGATGAGGGATTCAATTGACGCGGCTGAGGCGTGGCCATCATCATCGATAAAAATAATGCCTTCTCCGCTCGCGAGTCTAAGCGCCAAGTTGCGCGCAACTCCAATACCCGCGTTGAACTTCAACCGCGCAACCGTGACGTTGGATGACGCGGCTTCTATGGGGAGAACCCAAATATCGTCCATCGCGTTTTCAAGGAAGATAATCTCGAACCGCTCACAGTTGAGGTTAATCAGGGTGTTGACTAACCGATGGTGTTCATCGCGCGCAACGTGAGCAACGACGGCAATTGTATAGGGACGGGGTTGATTGTCCCCTTGCACACGAATTTCGGGATCAAAACGGTCGGTAGCAACGCGGATTTGCTCAGATATCATCTGAGCAGAGGAAAATTCGTGCTTGGAAAGATGGGCTGTCGCCCCTCTTAGGAGTGTTTCAATTTCGGAAGAACCTCTGCCTCCAAGCGAACTCTCATCATTAGCACTCACGTAACCTTGGCAGTTCAGCAAATTTCTACTCCGCTCCGAAATGCAGTAACTGTGAGCCGCCATCGGACTTTCATCCAGCAGCCACAGCGACCATTTGTTGGTAGTCCGGCCGCAAGACGCCAAACGCTCAGGCTAGGAAACGAAGCCGCGCAAATGAAAATCCTAAGCTGCTTCCAACTTAAGTTTCTCCAATCCCTCTGGTCCCACAGCTAAATTAAAATAGCTGACTCGCCGCTCTTCGTCGTCCCAGTTTTCCCTAACCAGCTCTGCTAAGGCTGCGCCAGTAAACACCGAGAATACATCATACTGCATTAACAGATCAGGGTCATGATAATCATGAGCACCGTCACCCAACTTGCCTCGAATAACTAGGTCAGCGGCCACAAGAGCTAAGATGTGCCTCCTATCCCCATGCTTTTTGTATTGCCTCCAAAGGCCGTTTAAAACATCCCACTGCAACTGCATGGCTGCGACGCGTTTCTCAGCGATAGAGTATCCCCGCTGAACTAGCTTAAGCGCCCGATGAGCGCCAAAGTGAAAGGCTTGCAGAGACGAAGGGTCAGACGCATGCTTAAAAAACGAACTAGCCGGATCTCGAATAATCCTCCTAGTTCCAGCGCAGGCAGGATTAGGGTCGTTGAATATTCCAGAGCTAGACTCTCTCCAACGAACTCGACCGCTAAAAGTATGGACCCCTAGTATTCTCTCGCCAGTCATATAGTCGTCGCAGGCAACAATAAGATGGTCCAGAGCAGGGCGATCCCGAAAGATCTTGATGATCTCACATAGCACTCCCGAATGAGAAAACACCATATCAGCATCTAGCTTGAAAAACAGGTCATAATCTCTATTATTGTCCATAATGAACTGGTAAAGGGATCGATGGGCTTGATGGTTGCCCAACCCTCTAAAGACCTTATGATCCCAGTTTTTATGGACCTGTCCGTCTAAGGCCGAACAGCACTCTTCGAATTCGTTCTCACCAGAAAAGAGTGTTAGGACCATTATCCTAGGATTGGATGGCAGCGGCGGGCGAGGTTCAGGTTCCTTTTGTGCTGAAGCCGAAACGGTTCCCGCAGGTAACTTCACGCGCGGAATAGGCTTGTGTTTAAGTAAGTAGTCAGCCTTTTCCTCCAAGGACATCATTCGAACCGTCATGTCGTGTTCAAGATAGCCTTCCCGCATAATCAGAAGGTGACGAAGATAGGCATCCGTTACACTATCCCCTCCGTGACGATTTTTAATGACATTACCTACATGGTAGGAATATCCACTATATATTCTCTCGGTCAGGCTGCTGGTAAGGTCTTCGTAAATTCCTTGCTCAATAAAGAACTCTTTTAGGACGTCGACACACCTAAACCGATCGATCAAGTGTTTGTCGCTAACTGATTGAGTAACGCTATCGGGGCGGATCAGGTAATTGTACCGTGTCCCCCCGATAAATTTCACGTTTTTTGCTTTCGTATAAATTCTGGGAGTCGTGGCAGAGTCCTGATGATAAATATGATCGGGAAAAAATATTCCACTTTCAGTAAACAGAGATTTCCGCCATAACTTGTTCCAGAATGCCGGATCAGAGATTTTGAAAGGATCCTGTTCTTTAGGAATAGGGTCCATAGTTGCAACTTTCTGCATTCCGGTTCCGATCGTTCGGCCTTCAGCATCAACCTTCTTGTAACCACAAACAACTACGTCAAACCGACCCTCCTCGGTCGCTTGCCACAGGGCCTCAAGAAAATCCGGCTCAATGAAGTCGTCGCTATCTACGCTTGCTACATAATCGGCGTGGGCATTAATGATCCCGGTGTTTCTAGCGCCGCCAAGGCCAGCATTCTGATCATGTCTAATAAGCCGAACTCGCTTATCCTGTTTAGCAAATTGGCTGACAAGCTCTGCTGACTTATCTGGTGAACAGTCGTCAACGCATATTATTTCGATTTCCCTCAACGTCTGCGCCATAATAGATTCAAGGCACTTTGTTAAGTAGCGTTCGGTATTATAAAGCGGAACAATTACAGATATTTTCGGGATAGTCATTTTTTGTCAGTTCCGATTTCTAAATAGCAGAAATATTTTTTGGTGGGACGCCAAACTATCAATCTGATTGTGAAAGCTGTTACCGCTTAAAGCGAAA
This window contains:
- a CDS encoding LysR family transcriptional regulator produces the protein MSPIRRLPSLNALRVLEAIHQAGSITAAARHLRISHSAVSHQVKILEAWATDPLFFSKGRVTMLTDAGKSLAGVTHEAFDAIRHEIDRLPLRGLRSVSLACLPLVATHWLMPRIAGFNAKHPEINLHLSLSQTDRPVTPRPDIEIQFARRNQLTGQDIALLPGDAIPVCSPALLGGRCPDELLASGPLLFDEDLRMWSQWHELTGHPARSASGSGLMLEGSVLLQGAAIAGLGIALCRRCFLERDLAEGRLVALSDQAIDDDWCYFLRCQADKRHLPEIEVVLTALVDASAASRHARAAQFTE
- a CDS encoding recombinase family protein — its product is MILGYARVSTEDQYLDAQISALTAAGAERIWAEKISGSKRARPELERMLDQLRPGDVVVVTKYDRLSRSLQDLLTLVEQVRGRGAGFRSLAEDIDTTTPAGRLVFHVFASIAQFERERIAERTREGLAAARRRGRVGGRPPALSPEQKEEVRRLRDSEGRGIAELSRLFRVSENTIRRA
- a CDS encoding glycosyltransferase family 2 protein — encoded protein: MLNCQGYVSANDESSLGGRGSSEIETLLRGATAHLSKHEFSSAQMISEQIRVATDRFDPEIRVQGDNQPRPYTIAVVAHVARDEHHRLVNTLINLNCERFEIIFLENAMDDIWVLPIEAASSNVTVARLKFNAGIGVARNLALRLASGEGIIFIDDDGHASAASIESLISTFEVYKAAAVRGRVVLKTSGLEPPAHYAPGTDLRQHYCDIEGFAVWRTASARRVGGFDPILYGHEGVDLTARMFPFEGPDAFLYEPSAVLEHDFSRDTAGAEMKHERHRRLRKYCGFKAEHFDDVLRLFESQIHRNPVARATLFQRKWFVADGPTQVGKAKAPVGILTTCYNGGAFIPDFAAALAAQTDDAIELIFVDDGSDDGSVEMLDRYLPPSISRRVIEGGRLGRSGALNLILDAATTELCMIADVDDIMFPYRTAWTRKAYEAFPDADMIGFMICDYNLHSRASRPLPVRRTNLQVRKLLGMPAPFPAFSFKRASITEQFDVGMTAGIDCDWLFRSLNRGGCQGYILPLLAAFYRTHNGQITTTSRETQRAVALQNIAECHASILGTEPKVTLEIEMLTGWTPIRSGQAFWQVNDYAVSLMEAMADKELPWADEAAIEITRHLDAVRLLIARNDSKATAKAAEEAQSLLTQKVSTIAEVSARCAEIETEIERVMSSNSMKITAPLRALARIIRGE
- a CDS encoding glycosyltransferase family 2 protein, whose protein sequence is MTIPKISVIVPLYNTERYLTKCLESIMAQTLREIEIICVDDCSPDKSAELVSQFAKQDKRVRLIRHDQNAGLGGARNTGIINAHADYVASVDSDDFIEPDFLEALWQATEEGRFDVVVCGYKKVDAEGRTIGTGMQKVATMDPIPKEQDPFKISDPAFWNKLWRKSLFTESGIFFPDHIYHQDSATTPRIYTKAKNVKFIGGTRYNYLIRPDSVTQSVSDKHLIDRFRCVDVLKEFFIEQGIYEDLTSSLTERIYSGYSYHVGNVIKNRHGGDSVTDAYLRHLLIMREGYLEHDMTVRMMSLEEKADYLLKHKPIPRVKLPAGTVSASAQKEPEPRPPLPSNPRIMVLTLFSGENEFEECCSALDGQVHKNWDHKVFRGLGNHQAHRSLYQFIMDNNRDYDLFFKLDADMVFSHSGVLCEIIKIFRDRPALDHLIVACDDYMTGERILGVHTFSGRVRWRESSSGIFNDPNPACAGTRRIIRDPASSFFKHASDPSSLQAFHFGAHRALKLVQRGYSIAEKRVAAMQLQWDVLNGLWRQYKKHGDRRHILALVAADLVIRGKLGDGAHDYHDPDLLMQYDVFSVFTGAALAELVRENWDDEERRVSYFNLAVGPEGLEKLKLEAA